In the genome of Salvelinus sp. IW2-2015 unplaced genomic scaffold, ASM291031v2 Un_scaffold16347, whole genome shotgun sequence, the window TTTGAAGTCTGTTATGGAAAGACCACCCAGATTCAGAGTTTTCAGCAGCACCAGGGTATTTGTCTCAGCAAACTGTCTGCATTGATAAAGCAAAGGAAAATGTATGACTTATAACTATTATAAACTAGTTATGGGAGGGAGGAAAGAATCTACTTGCTGGGAAAACCAAAAagaaaatttaaaataaatacaaaataatgccCCGTTTTTCAAGGaatcaatttactgatttccatTCTGCACAATCAGCAAATAGAAAACGTCCCCAAACAGTCTGTATTACCATACAGGCTGAAATGAACAAAGAATTAACACCTCCCTCACACTCATTCCCCCTCACCCCCAAAACAAATTCAGCAGGAAGGAGctgcctcccccctctacccACACTAGTATTACTACTAGAGAAAGGACAAGCTAATTTTGTCTTTCTACTCAGGCAGCTTGGTGAAGGGGCTCCGTTACCGAGGCAACAGTCTGCTTGCATCATTTATCCAGGTGAGGCTTGGGAGAATTGACTGTGTTCCTTGCAGGTTTTAAAAAGTGTGATATTACAAAGGCGAAATAAACCCATGAAATCGTGTTACAGTGGAAGGAAAATAATGAAAACCAGAGGAGAATAAAAACCCTGTGGGCGCACTTTGAGCACGTTCAAAAAGTGGCCACCACAACAACTTAGCATCTGACGAAACATGAGATCGTtccaaaggaggaagagagagagatacgcgGGGGGGATCCCCTGTGGGTAGCATTTCTTCACTCAGTGAATTAGTTAAATAAGGCTGGTCGTGTTGCTCAGGAGGATCAACTACAGCACCTGCGAATCCTAGCCATGGTAGTCTCAGTCACCAGCACAGACTCCTCATCAGGGAAAAGCTGGATCCCGTTGGCAAAACGAAGGTTCTCCATCAACACGGTTACCTCCTTGGTCTCTGTGTCGTACTCTAACACACTGAAAGACAGACAAAGGGTTACATATGGACAGCTTTTCTCAGACTTCAGGTTGTTGTCTTTATAAACTGTTCCTTTTCTTAAAAATGAAAGGTACCCACATCATGTATGAACACACATGCTTTTAAGGCCCTATACTGATCTAAAATCTATATTAACTATCAATAGAAACTCTTTACAAAAGGAGACAAGACCTTGCTATTAGAATGTGCTCAAAGCTCTCCCTAAGGTTTGTGGTAACAGTTACCGTCCATCTGCTGTGGCCTCCATGATGAGATGAAGGTAGTCTCTGCGCTGCCACCTGCTGCTAGAGTCTGTGAAGTACACTTTCCTCCCATCCTGTGTTACATCCAGGTCATTGACGAAGGAGAGCCTCCGGCCCCCAACCATCTGCCCAGCCGACACCAGGTTGGTCACCTCACCTTTACGATGAGTCAAGGAGTGAGAGTTACATCACTAAAATGTCTTGCATAATACCACACTTTTATTTGGAAGATATTATATGCAACAAAATTGATTATACTGAGTAATAGGTGAAAATTGTTGGGGAATTCCTCGCAAAAAAAATGAACCGGTCTATGTCACAATACTGATATGAAAATCTATCCTATAAAGGAAATAAAGCCATTGCTATGTAGAAGCTTGCCCTTGGCTGTGTGTGCTGCTGACCTGTGACAGGGTTGACCTCGAACAGCCCCAGATAGGCATCAGCTACAAACAGGGTGCCGTTAGGACCCACTCTGATACCCAGGGGTCGTCCACAGCTAGGCTCCTGCTCACGGGATCCATCTAAAACATACCACACAATCCCAGTGGATATGAGGTATCTGAAGTAATTCCTTATTTATTGGGTGCTATTTATTATTTCAATCATTTTGAACAGGCTAATCTGATTAATATGAGCAAATACTAGAGTTCGAGCTCGGCCTTTTTTTGACATGTCATTTCAGTTTTGAGCCACACTGCAAGGCCTGTTGTGCATTAAGCCATCCTTGTTGTGCAAGTATAAAAACAATCCATAAAAGGCATGAGTGAAATGCAACTGCTAAGAGTTGCTTATGATTGAACTGTTGGGTCATTTCTGTCTAAATCATGTCATGTTGAGACAACATTGTGAAATTAAAGCTTGTGAAATCAGGTCTAACGCAATGAGTGAGGAATCAATCACAGCTCTAGTCCTTGCTCACTTACCACACGGTGGCTTGCCAAGTCTGGCTATAACAGTGATGCTCTTGCCTTCAATCTTCACTATCTTCCCGTCAGCCGTACCTGTGTAAATCACATCTAGAGAAGGAGATAGACAATAACAATTAGCATTTACAAACTGAAAAAACGCCAGGGCAATATGTTGGACACGGTTCACCATTATGACCTTCAGAAAAGCAAAACAGTTGCAGAGGAACATATGTGAAAATATGTGTCATCTCAAATATCCGTCTGTCACtaagaaatcaaataaaatgttattggtcacatacacatgtttagcagatattattgaaggtgtagcgaaatgcttatgtttctagctccaacagtgcagtaatatctaacaagtaatatctaacaatacacacaaatctaagtaaaggaatggaattaagaatatataaatatatggaccagcaatgtcagagtggcatgtactaagatacagtagtatagaatacagtatatacatatgagatgagtaatgccaaatatataaacattattaaagtgactagtgttccattattaaagtggccagtgataagACCACGCTTATCATAGCTCATTTGGAAAACCTAAACATCTGCTATTATTGGTCAACAGCGTGTCTGCAATCCAGACGGCATTGCCCTATCACCTTGAAATATCAGCTGATGTTACTGTGGCCACACCATACATTACACAAGCCCAAACAAACTGGGTGAAAGATATGAAAGACATTGTCATGTGGCGAGACTCCAGCTGGAATGCTTTACTCCCATACTGACCTCCGAAGTTGGCAATGGACTCTGGGCCAACAAGCTGGTCCTCAAACAGCCGCTGTGCCTCCCTCAGCTTAAAGTTGGGCTCGTAACACCCAGACATAAGGGGAGGCTCATTGAggctaaaaaaaacaaacaagagaaAACAAATTAGGAAACAGAATCAGTATGAATCACTGATCAACACCCTTGCCCTAGACTAGCCTGTACCCTGAAGCCTAGTGCTgtggagaaaagggagagaggaaatcCTTGGCCCCAAGACGTCAGAATGGATCATTAACTGTGGATGCAGAATTTAGAAATTAATTCTAATGAGGACAGGGAGTCGCATGCTATTTGTTCTGAGGGGCAGACACTGGTTACAAATGAGATCAGCCACTGTGCAAGTTGGGGCAGCAAATCACTCAATCTAATAGCATTAGTAGAGAACGCAGTATGGAGAAATACAGCTATGCAGTTGTGGAGAGATCAGGGTTGTGGCAGTGGAGTGGACAAGAGTGATTCTGAACTGACTGGAGGCGCCTAAAAGGAAATCGCACCCGTGCATTCAGACTATGAGCAGAGTGCCTTATCAATATTGTTTGGCTAAGCATTTTATATTTGCATCAGAACATTAGGCCTACATGATGAATTCTATTGCTTAGG includes:
- the LOC112080507 gene encoding adipocyte plasma membrane-associated protein, which codes for MNEPEGLRFRRLNRPQIITDELQEPQYKGTSTYSGKVFRVTLVTLGGCLILPLLVVFFLLESPIHPELLSLNEPPLMSGCYEPNFKLREAQRLFEDQLVGPESIANFGDVIYTGTADGKIVKIEGKSITVIARLGKPPCDGSREQEPSCGRPLGIRVGPNGTLFVADAYLGLFEVNPVTGEVTNLVSAGQMVGGRRLSFVNDLDVTQDGRKVYFTDSSSRWQRRDYLHLIMEATADGRVLEYDTETKEVTVLMENLRFANGIQLFPDEESVLVTETTMARIRRVHVSGLNKGGMDTFIDNLPGFPDNIRRSSSGGYWVAMSAVRPNPGFSMLDFLSQKPWIKKLIFKLFSQDMLMKFVPRYSLVIELQESGTCVRSFHDPHGMVAAYVSEAHEHDGHLYLGSFRSPYLCKLDLSKV